The following are encoded together in the Streptomyces sp. NBC_01465 genome:
- a CDS encoding DUF4232 domain-containing protein, protein MNNSRIAALAAISLAATLSLTACSSDGSGKDSAAQNASTPASASPSSDSGSTSGGSSDSGASTANNTKPDSAGQDTQTGTSTSGATQTGSKVTFCKTQDLAIDAEYAAAGTDEGRINITMINRGSTTCSATGFAGVDIKDADHTSSPIARGQAQPRITVLKPGDAAVFDLAYTIDSTGHSLASPTNILVTPPNETHTISLEWPSTAGQIKGAYTDVRVYPTHTTK, encoded by the coding sequence ATGAACAACAGCCGCATCGCCGCTCTCGCCGCCATCAGCCTCGCCGCCACCCTCTCCCTCACCGCCTGCAGCAGCGACGGCTCCGGCAAGGACTCCGCCGCCCAGAACGCCTCCACCCCGGCCTCGGCCTCTCCGTCCTCGGACAGCGGCTCGACGTCTGGAGGCAGCTCGGACTCCGGCGCCTCCACCGCCAACAACACGAAGCCGGACTCCGCCGGCCAGGACACCCAGACCGGCACCAGCACGAGCGGCGCCACGCAGACCGGCAGCAAGGTCACGTTCTGCAAGACCCAGGACCTGGCCATCGACGCCGAGTACGCCGCTGCCGGCACGGACGAGGGCCGGATCAACATCACCATGATCAACCGAGGTTCGACCACCTGCTCCGCCACCGGCTTCGCCGGCGTCGACATCAAGGACGCCGACCACACCTCCAGCCCCATCGCGCGCGGCCAGGCCCAGCCGCGCATCACCGTCCTCAAGCCCGGCGACGCCGCGGTCTTCGACCTCGCCTACACCATCGACTCCACCGGCCACAGCCTCGCGTCCCCGACCAACATCCTGGTCACACCCCCGAACGAGACGCACACCATCAGCCTGGAGTGGCCTTCCACCGCCGGTCAGATCAAGGGCGCCTACACCGACGTCCGGGTCTACCCCACCCACACCACCAAGTAG
- a CDS encoding WhiB family transcriptional regulator: MVDETPSWREKAACRGTDAEQLFADSVQQKRAKALCNGCPVRVECLTEALDARVEFGVWGGMTERERRALLRRRPGVRSWARVLQAAGAAHSVAAG, translated from the coding sequence ATGGTGGACGAGACGCCGTCCTGGCGGGAGAAGGCTGCCTGCCGGGGGACTGATGCGGAGCAGCTCTTCGCGGACTCAGTTCAGCAGAAGCGGGCGAAGGCGCTCTGCAACGGGTGCCCGGTGCGCGTCGAGTGCCTGACCGAAGCCCTGGACGCACGGGTGGAGTTCGGGGTCTGGGGCGGCATGACGGAACGAGAGCGGCGGGCCCTGCTGCGCCGCCGCCCTGGCGTCCGGTCGTGGGCGCGAGTCCTCCAGGCCGCCGGTGCCGCGCACAGTGTCGCGGCTGGGTAA
- a CDS encoding FAD-dependent monooxygenase has product MTKKTVLISGAGVAGAALGHFLHADGYQVTVVERAPGLRGSGYAVDFRGAAFDVLDELGVLDEIRGHDTAMRGTTLVDADGGEIGRLPAETFAGELEVPKPELTKILHRLTESELTYVFGDSLTSLTQHDDGVAVEFEHGAPRSFDLVVGADGLFSKVRQLAFRPHEQTLRHLGMSGAGFTADNVLGLDHTGVLQSGEGTAVYAFSAADPGRMSVSLSFATAAPVLDRRPRTEQEQALRDAFAGVGWIAPDLLKAMTAADDFYFSSSAQVHLDAWSTGRVVLVGDAGYCAAPTAGMGTSQALIGARTLARQLTAANGDHTAAFTAYEAELREYVTENQIKGQEGAAAFGGSTQ; this is encoded by the coding sequence ATGACAAAGAAGACGGTCCTCATCTCGGGTGCCGGTGTGGCGGGTGCCGCCCTCGGACACTTCCTCCACGCCGACGGCTACCAGGTCACGGTCGTCGAGCGGGCTCCCGGCCTGCGCGGCAGCGGCTACGCCGTCGACTTCCGCGGCGCCGCCTTCGACGTCCTCGACGAACTCGGCGTCCTGGACGAGATCCGCGGTCACGACACCGCGATGCGCGGCACCACACTCGTCGACGCGGACGGAGGCGAGATCGGCAGGCTGCCTGCCGAGACGTTCGCCGGGGAACTCGAGGTCCCCAAGCCCGAGTTGACGAAGATCTTGCACCGTCTGACCGAGTCTGAACTCACTTACGTCTTCGGTGACTCCCTCACCTCGCTCACCCAGCACGACGACGGTGTCGCGGTCGAGTTCGAACACGGCGCGCCCCGGTCCTTCGACTTGGTGGTCGGCGCGGACGGGCTCTTCTCCAAGGTCCGCCAACTGGCCTTCCGCCCCCACGAGCAGACACTGCGTCACCTGGGCATGTCGGGCGCCGGGTTCACGGCCGACAACGTCCTCGGGCTCGACCACACAGGGGTTCTGCAGAGCGGCGAGGGCACCGCGGTGTACGCCTTCAGCGCCGCCGATCCCGGCCGGATGTCGGTCAGCCTGTCGTTCGCGACCGCGGCACCCGTCCTGGACCGTCGGCCGCGGACCGAGCAGGAGCAGGCGCTGCGCGACGCGTTCGCCGGAGTCGGCTGGATTGCACCCGACCTGCTCAAAGCGATGACGGCCGCCGACGACTTCTACTTCTCCTCCTCCGCCCAGGTACACCTGGACGCCTGGTCGACCGGCCGGGTCGTCCTCGTGGGAGACGCCGGATACTGCGCCGCACCGACCGCCGGCATGGGCACCTCACAAGCCCTGATCGGGGCCCGCACCCTGGCCCGCCAGTTGACCGCCGCAAACGGCGACCACACCGCCGCATTCACCGCCTACGAAGCCGAGCTGCGCGAGTACGTGACGGAGAACCAGATCAAGGGGCAGGAGGGCGCTGCTGCTTTCGGCGGCAGCACCCAGTGA